Part of the Thiohalophilus sp. genome is shown below.
TATCCCGCTGCATCTGGCGAATCGTATCGCGCTGGCTGTCATCAAGATCCAGCTGCATCATCGGTCCCATACCGCCCATCATGCCGTGGCCATTCATCATGCCCATGCCACCCATCATTCCCTGGCCGCCCATCATGTCCATGCCACCCATCATTCCGCGTTGCTGCATCATACGATTCTGATAATCATCGTCATCCATCTGACCCATCATGCCCATGCCCGAACCGCCATGCGCGCTGACGGGCACGGAGAACGACAAAGTCAGGCAAAATGCCAATACGCTTAATAATCTCGGATAGTTCATATTCCACTCCTCCTGGCTGATTTAACAGTGCATCCTGTCACGTTAAAGCGAAGCAGATTTCTGTCCTGTGTCAATGCACGGATCAAATAGAAAAACATTATTATCGTTTATTCCAGAACGGGGAATTACCCATGTTATTTGTCAGATACGTCTGCCTAAATAAGTGTTCCGAATGCTCGATCGCTTTGGTTTTAAACGGTACTGGTATTCGGAATACTTATTCAGGTATCAAGGAAGGCGAAGGAATATGAAAAAAACGGGCCGTCTTGAACAAGACAGCCCGCGGGTCAGATGGGGTGGCTGATGGGAATCGAACCCACGACAACAGGAGCCACAATCCTGCACTCTACCAACTGAGCTACAGCCACCATAGAACAACAGTATCTAGATTCTAGTTACTAGCCGCTAGAACCCGGGTATTTTGGCGCGCCCGGCAGGACTGACTCGGGGCTCCTGCCCCTCACCCTGCGGGCGTCGCTCCGCGACGTCCAAATCGGCTATCCCTGCCGATTTGTCGAACCTGCCTGATTTATACGCAGGTTCTCGTCCTTACCTCTAACACGCGATGAAGTCATATGCGACCTCCATCCCATTGCTTTGGGCATTTGGCGCGCCCGGCAGGACTCGAACCTGCTACCCTCGGCTTAGCTTACCCGCTACAGCTTTCGCTGCCGGAAATCGCTTCCGTTTGGGGTCTGGACCATCTCTTCACCGTCTCAGGTGCCGCACGTATGGCCTCTACGGATCCCGGTGATTTTATCACATTGCCCAGAGGGCGAACCACCGGTTTCCTCGGGATTGCCATCAGCCTGACCTGTTAAGGTTTCCCCGATACAGTGCGATCCACTCTGCAGGTTCGGTTTCCCTGCAAAGGCTCCTGGTTCGTCATTTCAGACGAGGCTTAAAGGCCGATGCTCTATCCGGATGAGCTACGGGCGCAAAGCTTGATTCTGGTCGGGGAAGAGGGATTTGAACCCCCGACATCCTGCTCCCAAAGCAGGCGCGCTACCAGGCTGCGCTATTCCCCGTGTAAGGGCGGCGATAATACGCACCCGGGCAATGCAGGTCAATGAAATTGCTGTCATTTTCACCGAATGCTTGGCCTTACGCCGCTATCATGCGATCATAACAGGGTTTTAAATCCCAGAAACCCGAATTCGGACAGGTTTGCATGACAGCTCAGATTATCGATGGCAAGGCCCTCGCCGCACAGCGGCGCCAGTTGATAAAACAGCAAGTGGATGCCCGGCTGGAGGTCGAGAAGCGGGCCCCCGGGCTGGCTGTCATTCTGCTGGGAAATGACCCGGCCTCGGAAGTCTATGTGCGTAACAAGCGCAAGGGTTGCGAAGAAGCCGGGATCCACTCCTATGCCTATGACCTGCCCATCGATACGGAACAGGATCGACTGCTGACCCTGATCGATGAGCTGAACGCCAATCCGGTTGTGGACGGAATTCTGGTCCAGATGCCCCTGCCCCCGCATATCGATCAGGAAACTGTCATCGAACGCATCAAGCCCGACAAGGATGTGGACGGCTTTCACCCTTACAACATCGGGCGCCTGGCGGTACGCATGCCGGTCCTGCGCCCGTGCACCCCGCGCGGGGTGATCGCCATGCTGGAGAGCACCGGCCAGCCGATCAAGGGCCAGGACACACTGGTCGTCGGCGCCTCCAACCACGTCGGCCGCCCGATGGCGCTGGAGCTGCTACTGGCCGGCGCCACGGTGACGGTCTGCCACCGTTTTACCCAAAATCTGGCAGACAAAGTGCGCGAGGCGGAGATTGTGGTGGTGGCCGTCGGAAAACCGGGCGTCGTCGACGGCGACTGGATCAAACCCGGGGCCACCGTGATCGATGTGGGTATCAACCGCACCGAGGACGGCAAGCTGATCGGGGATGTCGATTTTGCCAGCGCCAGCCAGCGCGCCGCCTGGATCAGCCCGGTACCCGGCGGGGTCGGCCCCATGACCGTGGCGATGCTGTTGCAGAACACGGTCGACGCCTGTAATAACTTCCACGATCATTGATGCCCTTCGGGCAGTACCTGGTATCTGTATTGCCGGACACCGCTTTGCTATGTCCGGCCTACTTCTGTGTCGAATTCAGATTCGGATCGATATCAGTATTGTTCGGTGTATTCAGTGCTTCGGTGGGAATTTAGCCGATTTTTAATGCAATTTCAGGCCGTGGTTCCTGGCACTTACTGAGGCTCGAGGTACTTGCCCGGCTTCTCAGGCAGGCCTGCGAAGCAGCGTCGGTAAACAGGGGTTTGCTGCAATTCGCTATCTTCCTCGACGCTTCCAAAAACCGATCCCAAATCAACCAGCAATTCTACTGGCTCACCCTCGTGCGTTCCGGTACACCGTTCCACATTCAGATCTCCCGAGGCATCGAAGCTGCGAAATGCGTGCAGACCATTATTGTAGGCATGGAAACTCACCAGGGTCTGGGTCGGTGCGTTATGGTATTCGGGCAGGTAGGCGGCGGTATAATCGCGCACGACGCGGCCCTGATCATCGCGGATAAAGACCTCGATGACATGCAGGTCACCGGTTTCCTTCTCCCACTGCACCCGGCTGATCAGCTTGCCGCTGTGGTAATAGGACTCTTCCCGATAGAAATCCGGCAGGTGCGCATAGCCCCCGCTGTCGGTTTCACGTTTTACCGGCAGTTCATCGATCAGTTTGTTGTGTAGTGCCAGCGTCTGATCCGCGAAGCGGTTCCACGTCCGGATATGCGTCTCGTCTTCCCCGAGCGACTGGCTGAAAGTCGCATTACTGTATAACAGCATCAGCCCTATGAACAGGAGCAGTTTATGTTGATGCACAGTCACCTCCTTACCACGGGTTCGATCTATTTGTCGGAGTTGACGTCGTAAACTTACACACGTCGCCAGGTGGTGCCGCCGGGGCCATCTTCCAGGATCACCCCCTGTTCGCGCAACAGATCCCGGATCCGGTCACTCTCCGCCCAGTCCTTGTTGGCCCGCGCCTCGGTGCGCTGCTGGATCAGTGCCTCGATGGCCGCGCTGTCCGGGCCCTCGCCGGCACTCTCGCCCTGCAAGAAGGCCTCCGGCGACTGCTCCAGGAGGCCCAGCAGCGCACCGAGATACTTGAGGGTAGCGACCGCCTGTCGCGCGGCAGCCGGATCAGTCTGTTTATTGATCTCATGGGCCAGTTCGAACAGGATGACCTGCGCTTCGGGTGTATTGAAATCATCATCCATTGCCGCGCGAAAACGTTCCACATAGCTCGTATCGCCGCTGATCGCCGGCGCCACATCGTCGAAACCCCGCAAAGCCGTGTACAGGGTGGTCAGCGCCGCCTTGGCGTTATCCAGATGTTGATCCGAATAATTCAACGGGCTGCGATAATGGCTGGAGAGAATAAAGTAGCGCAGGACTTCCGGCGCATACTGTTGCAACACATCGCGGATGGTAAAAAAGTTGCCCAGCGACTTGGACATTTTCTCTTCATCAACGCGCACAAAGCCGTTGTGCATCCAGACATTGACGAAGGTCTCACCGGTTGCCGCCTCGGACTGGGCAATTTCATTTTCGTGATGGGGAAACTGCAGATCCAGTCCGCCGCCGTGAATATCAAAATGGTGACCGAGGCAATGGGTGGACATAGCCGAACACTCGATATGCCAGCCGGGACGCCCCTTGCCCCAGGGTGAATCCCAGGCCGGCTCGTCCGCCTTGGCCGCCTTCCAGAGCACGAAATCGAGCGGATCCTGCTTGGCTTCATCCACGGCAATACGCTCGCCGGCGCGCAGATCCTCAATGTGCTTGCCCGAAAGGCGTCCATAATGCTCGAACCGGCTGACATCATAATAGACATCGCCGTTATCGGCGGCATAGGCGTACCCCTTGTCCACCAGGGTGCCAATCATGTCGATAATCTGCTGCATGTGCCCGGTGGCACGCGGCTCCTGGTTTGGATGCAGCACCCCCAGCGCCTCGGCATCGCGGTTCATCTCATCGATATAGCGCCCGGTCAGACTGTCGATGCCTTCATCATTTTCCCTGGCGCGCTGGATGATCTTGTCGTCGATATCGGTAATATTGCGCACATAGGTGACATGGTCGCTCCCGAACACTTCGCACAGATAACGATAAACCACATCGAACACCACCATCACCCGGGCATGACCGATGTGACACATGTCATACACCGTCATCCCACAGACATACATCCGGACATCGGCCGGATCGATCGGCTTGAAGGGTTCCTTGCGTTTGCTCAGATTGTTATGAATTTGCAGCATTTGACTCGCTCGTTCCACTGGCGCCGGCCTCATGCGCCCGGCCAGCGCGTAGGGTACCGGAATTCAGCACTCCAGACAAAATTCGACCACCGTTTTCGGCCTTTTACCCGCCCGGCAAACCGATTATCATAGGCACTTGTGCAACAACCATGGAAAGCTTGTCTATGAAACATCTCCTGCTCTGGCTCAAACTGTCATTGTTGCTGATCCCGCTCAGCGCCTTTGGCCAGGAATCCACACCCCGGGTTGAAATGCAAACCAGCATGGGCACCATCGTCCTGGAGCTGAACGCGGAAAAAGCCCCCAAAACTGTTGCCAATTTTCTCCAGTATGTGGAAGAAAATTTTTACGACAATACCCTTTTTCACCGTGTTATCGATGACTTCATGATCCAGGGCGGCGGATTTACCCCGGGTTACGAACGCAAGCAAACCCATCCCCCCATTATCAACGAAGCGGATAACGGGCTGAAAAACAAAACCGGTACCCTCGCCATGGCGCGTACGGCCGATCCGCATTCCGCCACCGCCCAGTTCTTTATTAATGTGGCCGATAACGACTTTCTCGACCACAGCGCCAAGACGCCGCGCGGTTGGGGCTACGCCGTATTCGGCAAAGTGATCAAGGGCATGGACGTGGTAAACAAGATTAAAGCCACATCCACCGGTCCCGGCGGTCCGTTCCCCAAGGACGTTCCGCGCACACCGGTCATCATTAAACAGGTTACGCTGCTCAACCCGGCGCAATCCGCCTCTTCCGAATAAAGGAACCTGATTTATGGTCAAGTTGCATACCAACAAAGGCACGATTGTGCTGGAACTCAATGCCGAGAAGGCCCCCGGGACCGTGGAAAACTTCCTCAACTATGCCCGGGAAGGCTTTTACGACGGAACGATTTTCCACCGTGTGATTGACGGTTTCATGGTCCAGGGTGGCGGCATGGAGCCGGGCATGCGTGAGAAAAAAAGTCACGCTCCCATTCAGAATGAAGCCAACAACGGCCTGCCCAACGAACGCGGCACCGTGGCCATGGCGCGTACGCCGGATCCCCATTCCGCCTCATCACAGTTCTTCATCAACGTCTCCGACAACGACTTTCTGAACTTTCGCTCCGAAACACCGGACGGCTGGGGCTATTGTGTCTTCGCCAAAGTGACCGAGGGCATGGATGTGGTGGATGAAATCCGTAAGGTCGATACAGGCTCTTTCGGTCATCACCAGGATGTGCCCAAAGAGGATATCGTGATCGAGCGGGTGGAAGTCGAATAAGCCCGGCATGGCCACCCTGTTCATCTCGGATCTGCATCTCAGCGGTGAACGCCCGGCGATCACCCGGCTGTTCATCGAGTTTCTGCAGACCCGCGCGCCTCGGGCCCAGGCGCTGTATATTCTCGGCGATCTGTTCGAGGTCTGGCTCGGGGACGACATGATCCTGTCCGAGTACCAGGAGGCGCTGCAAGCCATGCAGCAGCTCTCCCGGCAGGTCCCGTTGTACGTCATGTACGGCAACCGGGATTTTCTCATGGGCGAGGAATTCTGTCGGCAGAGCGGCGCAACGCTGCTGCCTGAACCGAGCACCATCAACCTCTACGGCACACCGACTTTGCTGCTGCACGGCGACATTCTCTGCACCGACGATCGCCCCTACCAGGAGTTTCGGCGCATGGTGCGTGATCCACAGTGGCAGAAAGCTCTGCTGGCCAAATCCCCCGAACAGCGCCTGGCCCTGGCAAAAGAATATCGTGAAACCAGCCAGATCGAGACCGGCAGCAAGGATGAGGCGATCATGGATGTCAATCCCGAGGCCGTAGCGCAGACCCTGCGCCATCACAACCTGTTACAGATGATCCATGGCCATACGCATCGCCCGGCCATCCATGAGTTCGAACTGGACGGCCAGGCGGCACGACGTATCGTACTGGGTGACTGGTATGAACAGGGTAGCGTACTGGTATGTGATGAAAGTGGCTGCTCTCTGGAAGGTTTACCCCTTTAAGCGCTCAACTATTTACCACAGAGGGCACAGAGAAGATTTCTTCTGTAGTAGCGTTTAACAGACAGAACGTTTCGCATAATCCAATGGTCTGTTGTTCATTGAATCCTCTGTGACCTCTGTGGTGAAAAGCTTGTCCGTTGGCTTAATGTTCCCCGCCGGTAACTTTGCCCTCGCGCATCTCCTGAACGGAAAAATGGCGGTAATCCTGTGGCAGTTCAAACAGCGCGGGATCCGGTTCGTAGTCTTCAGTATAATCGACCAGCGTGCGGCCATCGCCATCGACGCTCCACTCCTGGATCGGGAAACCGT
Proteins encoded:
- a CDS encoding UDP-2,3-diacylglucosamine diphosphatase: MATLFISDLHLSGERPAITRLFIEFLQTRAPRAQALYILGDLFEVWLGDDMILSEYQEALQAMQQLSRQVPLYVMYGNRDFLMGEEFCRQSGATLLPEPSTINLYGTPTLLLHGDILCTDDRPYQEFRRMVRDPQWQKALLAKSPEQRLALAKEYRETSQIETGSKDEAIMDVNPEAVAQTLRHHNLLQMIHGHTHRPAIHEFELDGQAARRIVLGDWYEQGSVLVCDESGCSLEGLPL
- the cysS gene encoding cysteine--tRNA ligase, producing the protein MLQIHNNLSKRKEPFKPIDPADVRMYVCGMTVYDMCHIGHARVMVVFDVVYRYLCEVFGSDHVTYVRNITDIDDKIIQRARENDEGIDSLTGRYIDEMNRDAEALGVLHPNQEPRATGHMQQIIDMIGTLVDKGYAYAADNGDVYYDVSRFEHYGRLSGKHIEDLRAGERIAVDEAKQDPLDFVLWKAAKADEPAWDSPWGKGRPGWHIECSAMSTHCLGHHFDIHGGGLDLQFPHHENEIAQSEAATGETFVNVWMHNGFVRVDEEKMSKSLGNFFTIRDVLQQYAPEVLRYFILSSHYRSPLNYSDQHLDNAKAALTTLYTALRGFDDVAPAISGDTSYVERFRAAMDDDFNTPEAQVILFELAHEINKQTDPAAARQAVATLKYLGALLGLLEQSPEAFLQGESAGEGPDSAAIEALIQQRTEARANKDWAESDRIRDLLREQGVILEDGPGGTTWRRV
- the folD gene encoding bifunctional methylenetetrahydrofolate dehydrogenase/methenyltetrahydrofolate cyclohydrolase FolD, translating into MTAQIIDGKALAAQRRQLIKQQVDARLEVEKRAPGLAVILLGNDPASEVYVRNKRKGCEEAGIHSYAYDLPIDTEQDRLLTLIDELNANPVVDGILVQMPLPPHIDQETVIERIKPDKDVDGFHPYNIGRLAVRMPVLRPCTPRGVIAMLESTGQPIKGQDTLVVGASNHVGRPMALELLLAGATVTVCHRFTQNLADKVREAEIVVVAVGKPGVVDGDWIKPGATVIDVGINRTEDGKLIGDVDFASASQRAAWISPVPGGVGPMTVAMLLQNTVDACNNFHDH
- a CDS encoding peptidylprolyl isomerase, which encodes MKHLLLWLKLSLLLIPLSAFGQESTPRVEMQTSMGTIVLELNAEKAPKTVANFLQYVEENFYDNTLFHRVIDDFMIQGGGFTPGYERKQTHPPIINEADNGLKNKTGTLAMARTADPHSATAQFFINVADNDFLDHSAKTPRGWGYAVFGKVIKGMDVVNKIKATSTGPGGPFPKDVPRTPVIIKQVTLLNPAQSASSE
- a CDS encoding peptidylprolyl isomerase; this encodes MVKLHTNKGTIVLELNAEKAPGTVENFLNYAREGFYDGTIFHRVIDGFMVQGGGMEPGMREKKSHAPIQNEANNGLPNERGTVAMARTPDPHSASSQFFINVSDNDFLNFRSETPDGWGYCVFAKVTEGMDVVDEIRKVDTGSFGHHQDVPKEDIVIERVEVE
- a CDS encoding Spy/CpxP family protein refolding chaperone — translated: MNYPRLLSVLAFCLTLSFSVPVSAHGGSGMGMMGQMDDDDYQNRMMQQRGMMGGMDMMGGQGMMGGMGMMNGHGMMGGMGPMMQLDLDDSQRDTIRQMQRDMQKQNWERMGEMMELRHQLQDVMQTENPDPAAAGKIYDKMAKLRKQMFMDRLEARNKMMGKLTDEQREQLRQYRGRGMMLE